GAGCTCATCTCGACCCACGACCAGATTCTCGGCGGCGAGTCGGGGCAGATCTATCTCGGGTGCAGTTTCCCCGCGCACGGCGACTACCGGCGCAAGATCCAGGATGCCGGTACGGCCATCGGCCTGGTGCTCGTGGGCTACGGCGTGGTGAGCCGGTACGGGGTCGACTTCCTCGCGTGGCGGAACTCACCGCACGAGGACTGGCGGGTCACCGCCCTCGAGATCAACCTGCGGGTCGTCGGGACGACCCACCCGTTTCTCGCCCTCAAGCTGCTGACGGGCGGAGAGGTGGACACCGGCTCGGGCGACTTCCTGGCGCTGAGCGGGCGCCCCAAGTACTACCGCGCCACCGACAACCTGCGGTCGTCTCGGTACCGTGGCCTGCTGCCCGAGGACCTGTTCGACATCGTGACGATGAACGGGCTCCACTACAGCCATCGGACCGAGTCGGGCGTGCTCTTCCACATGGTCGGCGCGGTGTCCGAGTTCGGGAAGCTCGGCATGACCGTCATCGCGAGCACGCCCGAGGAGGTCGACGAGTTGTACCGCCGCGCCCTCGACGTGCTCGACGCGGAGACGACGTACGGGCACGCGCGGTGATTGACGCAGCCGATCCGGCGTGCGCTGGAACGTGGCGCCTGATGACATGACGACGGTGGTGGAGACGCGTGACGGCGATCGCGGCGAGTACGGCCTGCGGCAGTGGATCGGCTGGGTGGTCGGGCCTTCCGCGCTCCTCCTGACCCTGCTGCTGCCACCTCCTCCGGGCCTCAGCGTCGAAGGCTGGCGCACGGCTGGCGCCGCCGGGCTGATGGCCGTGTTCTGGATCGCCGAGTCGATCCCGATTCCGGCGACCGCCCTGCTCCCGCTCGTGCTCTTCCCGGCCCTCGGGCTCGGCGACATCCGCGAGAGCGCGGCGCCCTTCGCCAACCCGATCATCTTCCTCTTCCTCGGCGGCTTCATCCTGGCGCTCGGGATGCAGCGCTGGCAGCTGCACCGTCGCCTCGCCATCGGCCTCATCGGCCTGATCGGCACCAGGCCTTCCGCCATCATTGCCGGGTTCCTGCTGTCGTCGGCCATCGTCAGCATGTGGGTGAGCAACACCGCCACCGCGTTGATGATGCTGCCGATTGCCATGTCGGTCGTGCAGCTCGTGCCGCCTGGACCCGCGGCAACCGGCCGATACCGCTTCGGCGCCGCCCTGTTGCTGGCGGTCGCCTACGGCGCGACGACCGGCGGCATGGCCACCCCCATCGGGACGCCGCCCAACGCGCTGCTCGCGGCGTACGTCGGCGAGATCTACGATCTCACCATCGGCTTCGGTCAGTGGATGCTGCTCGGCGTGCCGGTGGTCGTCGTGACGCTGCCCCTCGTTCACCTCGTGCTGACGCGAGTCATGTTCACCCTCGACCGCGTGCCGCTCCCAGGCATGGCAGAGATGATCGCGCGCGAGAAGTCGCGGCTCGGCCGGCCGGGCAGGGCCGAGGTGGCGGTGGCGGTGGTCTTCGCGCTCACCGCGGCGGGCTGGATCTTCCAGCCGCTCGTGGCCAGGGTCGTCCCGCTCGTCTCGGATACGACCATCGCGATCTCCGGCGCCCTGCTGCTGTTTGCCATCCCCGTCGACCTCAGGCGAGGCGAGTTCGTCATGAACTGGGATGCGACCAAGGACGTGCCCTGGGGCGTGCTCCTGCTCTTTGGCGGCGGTCTCAGTCTCGCGGCCAACATCGACCGCCACGGGCTGTCGACCTACCTGGGCAGCCTCGCTGGCGGTCTCGAGGGCCTGCCGCACGTCGTCATCCTGTGCGTCATCTGCTTCGGGATCCTGATGCTCACCGAGTTGACGAGCAATACGGCGACGGCCGCGACGTTCCTCCCAATCGCCGGCGCCTTCGCCCTGAGCCTCGGCGAGAACCCCCTGCTGTTCCTCATCCCGACGGCACTCGCCGCCAACTGCTCGTACATGATGCCGGTCGGCACGCCACCAAACGCCATCGTGTACGGCAGCGGCCTCGTGACGCTGCCGCAGATGGCGCGGGCCGGGTTCCTGCTGAACGTCGCGCTGGTACCCGTCGTTGTCGGGCTGCTGCTGCTGCTCGGTCCCTTCGTGTTCGGTATCGAAAGTGGGATCGTTCCCGACTGGGCCAGGTAGGGGCGGGGCGTGGCCCCGCCCCGATCCGGCAGGCCTCGCGCCGGTCTCAGTACATCCCGCTCACGTACTGACGCATGATGTGCTTCCAGTGCGGCCAGTCGTGCCCGCCGATGTCACCCCAGTCGTCGAGGCTGTGCGGGATGCCCTTGTCGCGCAGGATCGCAGCGAGCTGGTAAGTGGGCCCCTTGTCCTCCCATGGCCCGTGGCCGGTGATGAGGCGGATGTCGCAGCCCGCGAACTGCTGGAAGAACCACGGGTCGGACAGGTTCGCGAGGTAGTCGACCGGGTTGTTGAAGTAGAAGTTGTCGTCGTACATCCCGTCCATGAACCGCTTCATGTCGTACACGCCCGAGAGGGCGAAGCAGCGCCTGAAGACGTCCGGGTGCTTGAAGAGCATGTTCGCCGCGTGGTACGCACCGAGCGACATGCCCATCGTCGCGATGGGAAGGACCGACTGGCAGTGCGCGTGCACGAAGGGCACGACCTCTTCGCGGATGTACTGCGCGTACATGCGCTGCATCCAACTCCGGTGGTACGGGTGCGCCCCCCGGTTGTAGAACGATTCGCTCGTATTGCTGTTGATCGAGAAGACCTTGATACGGCCGGCCTCGATGAACTCGGAGAGCGCGCCGATCATGCTCTGGCCCGCCATCTCCCACTCGTCACCGCCGCTCGTGGGAAACGTGAGCATCGGCGCGCCCCAGTGCCCGTAGACGGCGACGCCCATGTCACGGCCCAGGCGATGAGAGAACCAGCGATGGTAGTCGGTGCGCATAGTGTGTCCGGATGTCGGCATTCGCCAGCCGCGACGGGCTGCGAACCCCGCCGTATTATCACTGATGTGGCAGTCCGGCTGGCGCGCCAGACTGCCGGCCAGGCTGGAAGACGCACGACCACCCTGCCGGAGACCATCGTCAATCGTCCGCGACACGAGGCAGGCCGCGGCGTGGCGCTGGCCCGTGCCTTGCGGTAGTGTGGTGCAAACGGGCGATCCTCTACCGGAATGTCCTATTGAGGAGACGATCATGAAATCAGGAATGTCCCTCGTTGTCGCTTTGACGGTCGGGCTCTCGGCCGGTGCAGTCTTTGCGCAGGAACCGCTGCCGAGCGTCGGTCAGCTGTACGAGTCCGGGAAGAACCAGCAGGTCGTCGAGACGGTGATGGCCGAGGGCGAGGCCGCTCCCCCCGACCACCTCTACCTCGCGGGCCAGAGTCTCATGAAGCTCGAGAGCCGCGAGCACGCGCGCGACGTCTTCGGCCGGCTGATCAACGACGACGAGGCCAGCCCGTGGCGGGCACTGGGCGCGTCGGCCACCGCGGTCATCGACGGCGACTACGAACGCGCGTACGCCGAGGCCGCCCGAGCCGCCGAACTGGCGCCAGGCCTCTTCTACGCGCACTACCAGGTGGGCCTCACCGAGGGCTACCGCGGGAACCCGGCGGCGTCGGCGTCGGCCTTCGAACGGGCCATCGCGCTCAACCCCGGGTCGGCTTACGCCCACTACTACGCCGGTATGGCGCACTACAAGGCCCGACGCGTCGACCAGATGGGCCGGCACTTCGAACAGTTCGTGAAGCTCGCGCCGGAGGCCCCGGAGCGGCCGGCCGTCGAGTCGATCATGCGTTCGCTCAGGGGGCGCTGAGCGCGTCCGCGATCGTGTCCGTCCAGTCGGGGACGTGAACCTCGGCGGTCATGTAGTCGACGGCACGCCCCGACAGCAGCACGCGGCTGCCGCTCACCTCGCAGGCCACCGTGCCGCCCCGTTTCGAGCGCTGCCGGCCGACGAGGTGCGTACGGCCGAGTCTTCTGGCCCAATAAGGAGCCAGCTCGCAGTGGGCCGAGCCGGTCACCGGGTCTTCGTCGACGCGAAGTTTCGGGAAGAAGCAACGGCTCACGAAGTCGGTGTCGCCGCCTGGCGCCGTCGCGACGACGCCCCGCAGGCCGACGCGCCGCAGCATGGCGAAGTCCGGGGCGAGTGCCACGACCTGCTGCTCGGTCTCGTAGACGACGACGTAGTCGAACGCCGCGAGGACCTCGCACGGCTGGCTTCCGAGCGCCTCGACGAGAGCGACGGGCGTTTCGGTCGGCGCTGGCAGTGCCGCGGGGAAGTCCATGCAGAGTCCGAGCGGACCGCGGTGCACGACGAGTTGGCCGCTGCGGGTCGAGAAGCGCACCTCGGGCCGTTGGTAGCCAAGGTGCGTGAAGAGCACGTGCGCGCTCGCCAGCGTCGCGTGCCCGCAGAGGTCGACCTCCTCGGCCGGCGTGAACCACCGCAGCTCGAACCCGTCGGCCGCCGGCACGAAGAACGCGGTTTCCGACAGGTTGTTCTCCTCGGCAATGGCCAGGAGCAGACCAGCGTCGAGCCAGGCCTCGAGCGGGCACACGGCAGCCGGATTCCCTTCGAAGACCCGGTCGGCGAAGGCGTCGACCTGGAACATCCTGAGCTTCATGGCCATCTCCGCAGGGGCGCGGGCTCGATCAGAACGCCTGGCCGATCGAGAAGAACCAGCGGGCGCCCCGTTCGCCGCGTGGCCGGCTGACTGGCACGCCGTAGTCGATTCTGAGCAGGGCGAAGGGCGTGTCGAGGCGCAGGCCGGCGCCTACGCCGACCTCGAGCTCGCCAAGGGCGATACGCGCCGGGTTCGCGAAGACGTTCCCCGCATCAGCGAACGCGACGCCCCGGACGAACCCGCGGATCGGGAAGCGCACCTCCTGATTGAGCACCAGCAGGGCCTCGCCGCCGCGGGGATCGCCGAGGAAGCTGCGCTCGCCGAGGGAGTCCTCCGCGTATCCTCGGACGCTGTTGCCGCCTCCGGCGAAGAACCGCTCGCTTGGAACGATCTCCTGGCCGAAGCCCTGCGAGAGCCCAACGCGGGCGGCCGACGCCAGCACGATGCCTCGTCCGACCGGGCGGTAGTCATAGTGCTGGAGCAGGTACTTGACGAAGCGCAGATCCGAACCGAGTCGCTCGGAGGAGTACTCCACGTTCGAGGTGTGGAACCAGCCACGGGTGGCGTCGAACGGGTCGTCGCGCGTGTCGATGGCGATGCCGGACGTCAGCCGCGCGATGTTGATCGTGATGTCGAGGCCAAAGGGGTCGTCCGGGTCGCGCGCGGGGTCGAACGTCCGGTTCCACTCGTACCGGTAGCCGTAGTTGAGCGATACCGCCCGGCCGCGGCGGTACCGCTGCTCGGCAGCGACGTCCCAGCGCGTGGTCACGAACCGCAGGGTCTCACCGCCGCCGAAGGTCTCGCGCGACCTCGTCACGAACAGGTTCGTCGTGAGCGGGAGCGCGAAGAAGCGCGGCGCGCTGGCGAAGCCACGCACCAGCCAGCGACGGTTCTCGATCCGCACCGCGGCACCTGCGCTGTCGGCGATGCCAATCAGGTTCCGACGCTGCAGATCGAACACGACGCCGGGCCTGACGCGGCGTCGCTCGCTCTCGGGTGAGCGATCGTCGGTGACCTGGAAGCCGTAGCGGAACCGGTAGAGAGGCCATTCGACGAGGGAGACGCGCGCCTGCACTTCCTCGACCCGGGGACCCGGCGCCGCGGACTGCGCGGCCTCGGGAACCACCTCCGTCCGCTCGGCCCCCGCGTCCGGGCCATCGGCTTCGACGGGCACCGGCTCAACGTCGGCCCGGCGGAACACCCCTGTCTGATAGAGCCGTCGACGCGCCTGGTACCACTCGGACAGGTCGACGGGGGCGCCCCGCTCCAGGCTCAGCGCTCGCTCGATGACGCCGGCGCGGGTCCGATCGGCTCCCTCGACCACGATCTCGCCGAGCACCTGCTGTGGACCCTCGTCGATGGCGAGGTCGACGGCGACCGTCGCGGCGTCGCGTTCGACCTTCTGGCGCACCACGAGGCGCGCGGCGTTGTAGCCGTGTCGACGGTACAGCTGCTCCACGCGCCGCCGCGCGCTGTCGACGCGGTCGGGATCGTACGCATCGCCCGGCTGAAGCCTGAACGCCTCGCGCACGGCGTCTTCCGCGATCCCGCTCGCGCCGGCGACGCTCACGTTCCCGACGACGAATGGCGGACCCTCGTCGATCGCCACGAGGAGGCGGCCGCGGTCGCCCTCGATCGCCGGCGGGCTGGTCTCGACGGACGCGCCGAGTCTGCCCTGCCGCTCGTAGGCCGCGCGAATCGGGCGCTCCGCCAGCGCGGGTTCCCTCCACACCTCGTCGGCGATGCCGGCCTCCTCGATGATCTGCTCCAGCCGCCGCGCGCTCAGCACGCCGTGTCCGGTGAACTCGATCCGGCGGTCCGTCGTGCGGCGACCTGCGGTCACGCGGACGACGACATGCTTGTCGCCCGGAGGGGTGCCGGGGCGCACCTCGGCGCGCACGTCCGCCTCGAGGTATCCGTCGGCGAGCAGCGCGCCTTCGACGATGCCACGGAGATCGTCGAGCAGGAACCCGTCGTAGACCGTTCGCGTCCACGCGTCGACCATCTCGCGCTCGACACGTGCCGGAAGCTCGACCCCCTCGATCTCCAGCGTGGTCCTGGGCCCGGGGTCCACGACGTACGCAAGCGCCACCGACCCGCCGTCGGGGCCGGGCTCGGTGTCGTCACGGGTCGCGTCGACCGAGGCCTCGAAGAACCCGAGCTCGTGGAAGTAGGCGAGCACGCGCTCCCGGTCGTCCTGCCACCGGAAGAAGTCGAACCGCGAGCCGCGGTCGACCCTGAGCCGCCGTTCGAGCGCCGCGCGAACGGTCGCGTCGACGCCTTCGATGACGACGCTCGATACCCTCGGGGCGGGTGGGCGGCTCCGCCGGAGGGTCTGCCCGCCAGCCGCGCCGCCGAAGGACACGTCCTGTCGGGCTTCGTACGCCATCGAGGTGTTGTCGCGTGAGATCACCCGCAGGTCGACGTTGCGACCCGGACGATACGTGGCAATCCAGGTGAGCGAGTTCGAGTCGCGCAAGCTCTGCGACAGCGCGAGCTCGAACTGCTGCCCCAGGTTCTTCGACAGCGTGATCCGCGAACTGGGGTCGGTCTCGTCCGAGAGCGCCCATGGCCCGACGTCGAACGTATCGGCCCCGTCGCTGCGCTCGATTCGGACGGCATCGAGGCCCACGGCCCGACCCGCCGCGCCGAGCAGCTCGCCCGAGAGCAGCCCGAGCAGCTGGTCGCGCGCCACCTCGGCCTCGGCGCCTCCTGTCTCGTCGCGCGTCCGCCCGGTCAGCAGCAGCGACACGAGGTCGCCCTGGGCG
The Acidobacteriota bacterium DNA segment above includes these coding regions:
- a CDS encoding DASS family sodium-coupled anion symporter produces the protein MTTVVETRDGDRGEYGLRQWIGWVVGPSALLLTLLLPPPPGLSVEGWRTAGAAGLMAVFWIAESIPIPATALLPLVLFPALGLGDIRESAAPFANPIIFLFLGGFILALGMQRWQLHRRLAIGLIGLIGTRPSAIIAGFLLSSAIVSMWVSNTATALMMLPIAMSVVQLVPPGPAATGRYRFGAALLLAVAYGATTGGMATPIGTPPNALLAAYVGEIYDLTIGFGQWMLLGVPVVVVTLPLVHLVLTRVMFTLDRVPLPGMAEMIAREKSRLGRPGRAEVAVAVVFALTAAGWIFQPLVARVVPLVSDTTIAISGALLLFAIPVDLRRGEFVMNWDATKDVPWGVLLLFGGGLSLAANIDRHGLSTYLGSLAGGLEGLPHVVILCVICFGILMLTELTSNTATAATFLPIAGAFALSLGENPLLFLIPTALAANCSYMMPVGTPPNAIVYGSGLVTLPQMARAGFLLNVALVPVVVGLLLLLGPFVFGIESGIVPDWAR
- a CDS encoding esterase, translated to MRTDYHRWFSHRLGRDMGVAVYGHWGAPMLTFPTSGGDEWEMAGQSMIGALSEFIEAGRIKVFSINSNTSESFYNRGAHPYHRSWMQRMYAQYIREEVVPFVHAHCQSVLPIATMGMSLGAYHAANMLFKHPDVFRRCFALSGVYDMKRFMDGMYDDNFYFNNPVDYLANLSDPWFFQQFAGCDIRLITGHGPWEDKGPTYQLAAILRDKGIPHSLDDWGDIGGHDWPHWKHIMRQYVSGMY
- a CDS encoding tetratricopeptide repeat protein; amino-acid sequence: MKSGMSLVVALTVGLSAGAVFAQEPLPSVGQLYESGKNQQVVETVMAEGEAAPPDHLYLAGQSLMKLESREHARDVFGRLINDDEASPWRALGASATAVIDGDYERAYAEAARAAELAPGLFYAHYQVGLTEGYRGNPAASASAFERAIALNPGSAYAHYYAGMAHYKARRVDQMGRHFEQFVKLAPEAPERPAVESIMRSLRGR
- a CDS encoding PhzF family phenazine biosynthesis protein, with amino-acid sequence MKLRMFQVDAFADRVFEGNPAAVCPLEAWLDAGLLLAIAEENNLSETAFFVPAADGFELRWFTPAEEVDLCGHATLASAHVLFTHLGYQRPEVRFSTRSGQLVVHRGPLGLCMDFPAALPAPTETPVALVEALGSQPCEVLAAFDYVVVYETEQQVVALAPDFAMLRRVGLRGVVATAPGGDTDFVSRCFFPKLRVDEDPVTGSAHCELAPYWARRLGRTHLVGRQRSKRGGTVACEVSGSRVLLSGRAVDYMTAEVHVPDWTDTIADALSAP